The Legionella cincinnatiensis genome includes a region encoding these proteins:
- a CDS encoding alpha/beta fold hydrolase, with protein MKELIHFAHGNGFPALCYKQMLDCLENQFDYCYIDRIGHNPLFPVSENWHNLVLEVIASVKAQATRPVIAVGHSLGGVLSLLAAIEQPELFKAVIMLDSPLIGTFKSSMVRFAKTLGIIDRITPAHKTRGRRMYWKDHEQLISYLKTRDLFKTFTDDCLNDYISYGLEHTDDGYYLRFDRHIEYQIYRTIPHVIPNFEGKLFIPTALIYGDKSTVVGKMDVRYMKKYFNVINHRIQGTHLFPMEYPELAAKQIIKIVSCLNRPLHVPNKISLI; from the coding sequence ATGAAAGAATTGATTCATTTTGCTCATGGAAATGGCTTCCCAGCTTTATGCTATAAGCAAATGTTGGATTGTCTAGAGAATCAATTTGATTATTGTTATATAGATAGGATTGGACATAATCCATTATTTCCAGTTAGTGAAAATTGGCACAATCTGGTACTGGAAGTTATTGCTAGTGTTAAAGCACAAGCAACCCGTCCCGTTATTGCAGTGGGTCATTCTTTAGGTGGTGTTTTAAGTTTATTAGCTGCGATAGAGCAACCCGAATTATTTAAAGCAGTAATTATGCTAGACTCACCATTAATTGGTACTTTTAAATCCAGTATGGTTCGTTTTGCAAAAACATTGGGGATTATTGATCGGATAACACCTGCACATAAAACTCGGGGACGTCGTATGTATTGGAAAGATCATGAGCAATTAATTAGCTATTTAAAAACAAGAGACTTATTTAAAACGTTTACTGATGACTGTTTAAATGATTATATTAGTTATGGACTAGAACATACGGACGATGGCTATTATTTACGTTTCGACAGACATATTGAATATCAAATTTATCGGACTATTCCTCATGTCATTCCTAATTTTGAAGGTAAGTTATTCATTCCAACAGCATTAATTTATGGTGACAAAAGCACTGTGGTTGGTAAAATGGATGTACGTTACATGAAAAAATATTTCAATGTAATCAACCATCGGATTCAAGGAACCCATTTGTTTCCTATGGAGTATCCTGAATTGGCGGCAAAGCAAATTATAAAAATTGTTTCTTGTTTGAATAGACCTTTACATGTGCCAAATAAAATTAGTTTGATATAA
- a CDS encoding acyl-CoA dehydrogenase gives MLHAILVLITLGAAGILLTRQAAISVWAISFALFSALIFSYGSPSLFTKIVLVIIELILIVSSIKPLRRELLSKYFFRAVSKAMPSMSATEKEALEAGTVSWEGDLFSGAPDFSSLRNAPIVHLTEEEQAFLDGPVNTLCSMIDDWNITHNLTDLPPEIWQFIKENRFLGMIIPKSYGGLEFSATAQMSVLVKIYGRSITAATTISVPNSLGPGELLLKYGTEEQKNYYLPRLADGREIPCFALTGPNAGSDAASIPDKGIVCHQEFNGQKVLGIRLNWDKRYITLCPVATVIGLAFRLFDPENLLGRGEDVGISCALIPANTPGITKGRRHFPLNTGFLNGPTQGKDVFIPMDYLIGGAAMVGCGWRMLMECLSAGRAISLPSSANGGAQAVALVSGAYARIRKQFNQPIGKFEGIEEPLARIAANTYIIDAALTMAAAAIDHGAKPSVAGAILKYHTTERARQVAFDAMDIHGGKGICLGPNNYLGRGYQGSPIGITVEGANILTRSLIIFGQGAIRCHPYVYHELESIRNNNLVDFDQAFFAHAGFFLANFTKSIIFGWTDAYLSKAPVSSAKRYYQLVHRYSTHLAFLADFSMTVLGGALKRKEKLSSRLGDMLSNLYLASAVLKRFHEDGEPKADFPLVEWSCQQLLYDCETAMQGVIVNFPARWARIMLRLIIKPLGNRRNKPDDQLGHKLARILIEPNETRSRLTRLVYKKSGENCPLGRTEEAFLKICAAEELERKVMRAVKENVLKSLTLLEQIDEALACGVLSDKEANQLKEAELARQEVIKVDDFNDEDLRRPVLTKAVKSKKVKDDIESEII, from the coding sequence GTGCTACATGCTATTTTAGTGCTCATAACCCTTGGAGCAGCAGGAATTTTACTCACGAGACAAGCAGCCATTTCGGTTTGGGCTATTAGCTTTGCTTTATTTAGTGCTCTTATTTTCTCCTATGGCTCTCCAAGCTTATTCACTAAAATTGTTCTTGTGATTATTGAACTCATTTTAATTGTCAGTTCTATAAAACCTTTAAGAAGAGAATTATTATCTAAGTATTTTTTTAGAGCAGTAAGCAAAGCAATGCCTTCTATGTCAGCAACAGAAAAGGAGGCCTTAGAAGCAGGTACAGTGAGTTGGGAGGGCGATTTATTTAGTGGTGCTCCTGATTTTTCCTCACTTAGAAATGCTCCAATTGTGCATTTGACTGAGGAGGAGCAAGCATTTCTTGATGGACCTGTGAATACTTTATGCTCTATGATTGATGATTGGAATATAACTCATAATCTTACTGATTTACCTCCTGAAATTTGGCAATTTATTAAAGAAAATCGTTTCTTAGGTATGATCATTCCTAAAAGTTATGGTGGTCTTGAGTTTTCTGCCACAGCACAAATGTCAGTTTTAGTAAAAATCTATGGGCGTTCGATCACTGCAGCAACAACTATTTCTGTTCCTAACTCACTGGGCCCTGGTGAACTGTTACTCAAATATGGGACTGAAGAGCAAAAAAATTATTATTTGCCACGGTTGGCTGATGGACGAGAAATTCCATGTTTTGCGTTGACTGGACCTAATGCGGGCTCAGATGCCGCATCGATTCCAGATAAGGGAATTGTCTGTCATCAAGAATTTAATGGTCAAAAAGTACTAGGGATACGCTTAAATTGGGACAAGCGTTATATTACTTTATGTCCAGTAGCTACAGTAATAGGTTTAGCTTTTCGATTATTCGATCCTGAGAACTTGTTAGGTCGGGGTGAAGATGTGGGGATTAGTTGTGCATTAATTCCTGCAAATACACCAGGAATTACTAAAGGACGCAGACACTTCCCATTAAATACCGGATTTTTAAATGGGCCAACTCAAGGTAAAGATGTATTCATACCTATGGATTATCTCATTGGTGGCGCAGCTATGGTAGGATGTGGTTGGCGTATGCTTATGGAGTGTTTAAGTGCTGGAAGAGCAATCTCTTTGCCTTCAAGTGCTAATGGTGGTGCTCAGGCAGTTGCTTTGGTTTCAGGAGCATATGCACGTATACGGAAACAATTCAATCAGCCTATAGGAAAATTCGAAGGAATCGAAGAGCCCTTAGCGCGCATTGCCGCGAATACTTATATTATTGATGCGGCATTAACAATGGCTGCTGCAGCTATTGATCATGGCGCTAAGCCGTCTGTGGCTGGGGCTATATTAAAATATCATACCACCGAACGTGCCAGACAAGTCGCATTCGATGCTATGGACATTCATGGTGGTAAAGGAATTTGTCTTGGCCCTAATAATTATTTAGGTCGAGGTTACCAGGGATCTCCTATCGGGATTACTGTTGAAGGCGCAAATATATTAACTCGTAGCTTAATTATTTTTGGTCAGGGCGCGATACGCTGTCATCCTTATGTGTATCATGAACTAGAAAGTATTAGAAATAATAACCTTGTTGATTTTGATCAGGCTTTTTTTGCACATGCAGGTTTTTTCCTGGCTAATTTTACTAAGTCCATTATTTTTGGCTGGACGGATGCTTATTTATCCAAAGCACCTGTAAGTAGTGCAAAACGGTATTATCAATTAGTCCATAGGTACAGTACTCACTTGGCATTTCTTGCGGATTTTTCAATGACCGTCTTAGGGGGGGCATTAAAGCGTAAAGAAAAATTATCTTCGCGTCTTGGTGATATGCTTAGTAATTTGTATCTTGCTTCCGCTGTTTTGAAGCGCTTTCACGAGGATGGAGAGCCAAAGGCTGATTTTCCTTTGGTTGAATGGAGTTGTCAGCAATTATTGTATGACTGTGAGACAGCAATGCAGGGCGTAATTGTTAATTTTCCTGCGCGTTGGGCAAGAATTATGTTGCGATTGATTATCAAACCATTAGGTAATCGTAGAAATAAACCAGATGATCAATTAGGTCATAAGTTAGCACGAATTTTAATTGAACCCAATGAAACTCGGTCGCGTTTAACTCGTTTAGTTTATAAAAAATCTGGGGAGAATTGTCCGTTAGGCCGTACCGAAGAAGCATTCCTTAAAATTTGTGCTGCAGAAGAGTTAGAAAGAAAAGTAATGCGCGCAGTCAAAGAAAATGTTTTAAAATCGCTTACTTTGCTTGAACAAATCGATGAGGCTTTGGCTTGTGGGGTACTCAGCGATAAAGAAGCAAACCAATTAAAAGAAGCTGAATTGGCTCGCCAAGAAGTGATCAAGGTAGATGATTTTAATGATGAGGATCTTCGTCGTCCTGTATTAACAAAAGCAGTAAAAAGTAAAAAAGTTAAAGATGACATAGAGTCAGAAATCATTTAA
- a CDS encoding protein kinase domain-containing protein, with product MNTHSIIFLGGNNSKNFKVIPANGTQPFVLKIDNRMGMPKSIEQHLRHELKEVFTPVYVERQASNIVNNEMITRTLLVTEFCCGGDLEMHCQNFPANSSHRLKSSLNIYSQMANILQHLVYKQAGFPDMKNTDWLIDPQGKIQLADTKSFVPLDKDGFINIDNLNKNWCLLITSAHMNPPEIIGTRLSADKLHSFILGKNLYQYLTGCQAAYLHNKSDANMYDFSSSIFQTEEGSELEKLIRSMIKQNPTDRISINHALLELEKIKCRNLLRDFSSYNLGDKESEKVKFIKEQVVSINNSNSLEQINTISKFLYLQTAAIKQHALNLEKAKCQTLLKELNSYNLEGQESQKASFMNEQLNNINHSNSLEQINTIFKFLHEKTTAIKKHTFDLEKTKCQTLLNELNSYNLGTEEPQKSCFIKEQFININHSNSLEQINAISKFLHKKVTTIKQHALDLEISKCESLLKELNSYNPSDKNIEIKKYTEEQTKNIALAKTYQQVVDIKYNLSFYLFKIKNTANQNWDTRVPQQMFFKEAPRTAYRCDANNQRNDLRPLK from the coding sequence ATTAACACTCATTCCATTATCTTTCTAGGGGGAAATAATTCAAAAAATTTTAAAGTAATTCCTGCCAATGGTACACAACCCTTTGTATTAAAAATTGATAATAGAATGGGCATGCCTAAAAGTATAGAACAACATTTAAGACATGAATTAAAAGAAGTATTTACTCCAGTTTATGTTGAACGACAAGCTTCAAATATAGTGAATAACGAGATGATAACCAGAACATTATTAGTCACTGAGTTCTGTTGCGGAGGAGATCTTGAAATGCATTGTCAAAATTTTCCAGCTAATTCTTCTCATCGACTCAAATCATCGCTAAATATATACAGTCAAATGGCTAATATTTTACAGCATCTTGTCTATAAGCAAGCTGGCTTTCCTGATATGAAAAATACAGATTGGTTGATAGACCCGCAAGGAAAAATACAATTAGCAGATACAAAATCTTTTGTTCCCTTAGATAAGGATGGATTCATTAATATAGATAATTTAAACAAAAATTGGTGCCTTCTTATTACTTCTGCCCATATGAATCCACCAGAGATAATAGGTACACGCTTATCTGCAGATAAATTACATTCTTTTATACTTGGAAAAAACTTATACCAATATTTAACAGGCTGTCAGGCGGCATATCTTCATAATAAAAGTGATGCAAATATGTATGATTTCAGTAGTTCAATTTTTCAAACTGAAGAAGGAAGTGAATTAGAAAAACTAATTCGCTCGATGATAAAACAAAATCCTACCGATCGTATTTCAATCAATCATGCTTTATTAGAGCTTGAAAAAATTAAATGTCGAAACCTTTTAAGGGATTTCTCTTCTTATAATCTAGGTGACAAGGAATCTGAAAAGGTTAAATTTATTAAAGAACAGGTTGTAAGCATTAATAACTCTAATAGTCTGGAACAAATTAATACCATTTCTAAATTTTTGTATCTGCAAACTGCAGCAATAAAACAACATGCTCTTAATTTAGAAAAAGCTAAATGTCAAACCCTTTTAAAGGAACTTAATTCTTATAATTTAGAAGGGCAAGAATCACAAAAAGCTAGTTTTATGAATGAACAGCTTAACAACATTAATCATTCCAATAGTCTGGAACAAATTAATACCATTTTTAAATTTTTGCATGAAAAGACTACAGCAATAAAAAAACATACTTTTGACTTAGAAAAAACTAAATGTCAAACCCTTTTAAACGAACTTAATTCTTATAATTTAGGCACAGAGGAACCCCAAAAAAGCTGCTTTATTAAGGAACAGTTTATCAACATTAATCATTCCAATAGTCTGGAACAAATTAATGCTATTTCTAAATTTTTGCATAAAAAAGTCACAACAATAAAGCAACATGCTCTTGATTTAGAAATAAGTAAATGTGAATCTCTTTTAAAGGAACTTAATTCTTATAATCCAAGCGATAAAAATATTGAAATAAAAAAATACACTGAGGAGCAAACGAAGAATATTGCTCTTGCTAAAACGTACCAACAAGTTGTTGATATTAAGTATAATCTGAGTTTTTATCTATTCAAAATAAAAAATACAGCAAATCAGAATTGGGATACCCGAGTGCCGCAACAGATGTTTTTTAAAGAAGCGCCAAGAACGGCTTATAGATGCGATGCTAATAACCAAAGAAACGATCTAAGACCATTAAAATAG
- the minE gene encoding cell division topological specificity factor MinE, with translation MSIFNYLRRRSATASVAKERLQIIISHERSQRHTPDYLPKLQEEILAVIAKYVHVTRDQVSVNLERMGDNSVLELNITMPDDALESA, from the coding sequence ATGAGTATTTTTAATTATTTGCGTAGAAGGAGTGCTACAGCATCAGTTGCTAAAGAGCGGTTACAGATAATCATTTCTCATGAGCGCTCACAACGACATACACCTGATTATTTACCAAAACTTCAAGAAGAAATTCTGGCGGTTATTGCCAAATACGTTCATGTTACGCGTGATCAGGTCAGTGTAAATCTTGAGCGTATGGGTGATAATTCCGTGCTTGAATTAAACATTACTATGCCGGATGATGCTTTAGAAAGCGCATAA
- the minD gene encoding septum site-determining protein MinD: MAKIIVITSGKGGVGKTTSSAAISSGLALLGHKTVVIDFDIGLRNLDIIMGCERRVVYDFVNVINGEASLNQALIKDKRIANLYILPASQTRDKDALTLEGVEKVLNDLSKDFDFIICDSPAGIETGALMAMYFADHAIVVTNPEVSSVRDSDRILGILASKTKRAIENATPIQEHLLLTRYDPERVERGDMLSVNDVKEILAIPLIGVIPESKSVLKASNTGTPVVLDETSDAGIAYQDAIARFLGEEKPMRFISNDRKGLLRRLFGKNKEEVTV, encoded by the coding sequence TTGGCTAAGATAATTGTTATTACATCAGGTAAAGGTGGAGTAGGAAAAACTACTTCTTCTGCCGCTATTTCTTCAGGTCTTGCTCTTTTGGGACACAAAACAGTTGTCATTGATTTTGATATTGGTTTAAGAAATCTTGATATCATTATGGGCTGCGAGCGCCGTGTTGTCTATGACTTTGTTAATGTAATCAATGGTGAAGCAAGTCTTAATCAGGCATTAATTAAAGATAAGCGCATTGCAAACCTTTACATTCTTCCTGCATCTCAAACTCGAGATAAAGATGCATTGACTCTTGAAGGCGTTGAAAAAGTACTTAATGACCTATCTAAAGATTTTGATTTTATCATTTGCGATTCCCCTGCAGGAATTGAAACTGGTGCATTAATGGCTATGTACTTTGCTGACCATGCAATTGTGGTAACTAACCCAGAAGTTTCTTCCGTACGGGACTCTGATCGAATTTTAGGAATACTTGCCAGCAAAACAAAAAGAGCCATTGAAAACGCAACACCAATTCAAGAACATTTATTGCTAACCCGCTATGATCCAGAACGTGTTGAACGTGGCGATATGCTCTCGGTTAATGACGTAAAGGAAATATTGGCTATTCCCTTAATTGGTGTCATCCCCGAATCAAAATCAGTTCTTAAAGCTTCAAATACAGGTACTCCAGTAGTACTTGACGAAACCAGTGATGCCGGCATTGCTTATCAAGATGCAATTGCTCGTTTTCTCGGTGAAGAGAAACCAATGCGCTTTATAAGTAATGATCGTAAAGGATTATTGCGTCGCTTATTCGGTAAAAACAAGGAGGAGGTAACCGTATGA
- the guaB gene encoding IMP dehydrogenase, with product MALSIVQQSLTFDDVLLIPAHSLVLPKDVSLKTKLTQGVELNIPLVSAAMDTVTEARLAIALAQEGGIGIIHKNMTIKAQADEVRKVKKFESGMVRNPITVTPNITVRELLDVMEKYNFSGVPVVDGEDLVGIVTSRDIRFETNLSLNVEQVMTPKTKLVTVKEGASREEVLSLLHKHRIEKLLVVNDAFHLRGLITVKDIQKAKENPYACKDEAEQLRVGAAVGVGEGTNERIEALVEAGVDVLVVDTAHGHSQGVLDRVRWIKKYFPNVQVIGGNIATAAAARDLYAAGADAVKVGIGPGSICTTRIVTGVGVPQISAIANVAQELKGKIPIIADGGIRFSGDVCKALAAGADTVMLGSMFAGTEESPGEIELYQGRTYKSYRGMGSIGAMALSQGSSDRYFQDASLGSEKLVPEGIEGRVPYKGLAQAIIHQLLGGLRSCMGYTGCENIEQLHTKAEFVQVTSAGMRESHVHDVNITKQAPNYQVDN from the coding sequence ATGGCTCTTTCTATTGTGCAGCAATCATTAACTTTTGATGATGTTCTTCTTATTCCCGCCCATTCTTTGGTGCTTCCTAAAGATGTTTCTTTAAAAACAAAACTGACACAAGGTGTTGAACTAAACATACCCCTTGTTTCAGCAGCTATGGATACAGTAACTGAAGCACGTTTAGCAATTGCTTTAGCTCAAGAAGGGGGGATTGGTATTATTCATAAGAATATGACAATTAAGGCTCAAGCGGATGAAGTTCGGAAAGTGAAAAAATTTGAAAGTGGCATGGTGAGAAATCCAATTACGGTTACTCCTAATATCACTGTTAGAGAATTATTGGATGTGATGGAAAAATATAATTTTTCAGGTGTGCCGGTCGTTGATGGTGAGGATTTAGTTGGTATTGTAACCAGTCGAGACATACGCTTTGAAACAAATCTGTCTTTGAATGTAGAACAGGTTATGACGCCTAAAACAAAACTGGTTACCGTTAAAGAAGGGGCCAGCCGTGAAGAGGTTTTGAGTCTGCTGCATAAGCATCGTATCGAGAAACTACTCGTGGTTAATGATGCTTTTCACCTACGAGGATTGATCACCGTAAAAGACATACAAAAAGCTAAAGAAAATCCATATGCATGTAAAGATGAGGCAGAGCAATTGCGTGTTGGTGCTGCTGTTGGTGTGGGTGAAGGAACAAATGAGCGTATTGAAGCATTGGTCGAAGCCGGTGTTGATGTTCTTGTTGTAGATACGGCACATGGACACTCACAAGGCGTACTTGATCGTGTTAGATGGATAAAAAAATACTTCCCCAATGTCCAGGTAATTGGTGGTAATATTGCTACTGCTGCTGCTGCTCGAGATTTGTATGCTGCAGGTGCAGATGCTGTAAAAGTGGGTATAGGCCCTGGTTCTATTTGTACTACAAGAATTGTAACAGGTGTGGGTGTTCCTCAGATTAGTGCTATTGCGAATGTTGCACAAGAACTTAAAGGAAAAATTCCGATTATCGCAGATGGTGGTATTCGTTTTTCCGGAGATGTTTGTAAGGCACTTGCAGCAGGGGCGGATACTGTAATGTTAGGTAGTATGTTTGCTGGAACAGAGGAATCCCCGGGAGAAATTGAATTATATCAAGGCAGAACATACAAAAGTTATAGAGGAATGGGATCAATTGGTGCGATGGCATTATCACAAGGATCAAGTGATCGTTATTTTCAGGATGCATCATTAGGTTCCGAGAAATTGGTTCCAGAAGGGATTGAAGGTCGTGTTCCTTATAAAGGATTGGCTCAAGCGATTATTCATCAATTACTGGGTGGTTTGCGTTCTTGTATGGGTTATACAGGATGTGAAAATATCGAACAATTGCATACTAAAGCTGAGTTTGTGCAAGTGACAAGTGCTGGGATGCGAGAGTCGCATGTTCATGACGTGAATATTACAAAACAAGCACCAAATTATCAGGTGGATAATTAA
- the guaA gene encoding glutamine-hydrolyzing GMP synthase yields the protein MKDLKQHPLLILDFGSQYTQLIARRVRELGVYCEIHPFNIEQGKFIALNPCGVILSGGPATVTYDMNPRAPEWLFTTGIPILGVCYGMQTMAVQLGGEVQSSSLREFGYAELKLHGHSQLFSQIEDRINSEGCALLDVWMSHGDKVTQLPPGFKIVCETRNAPIAGMADESRQMYGVQFHPEVTHTLQGLRILHRFVVDICKASTNWTSELIIDEAISEIKAQVGAEKVLLGLSGGVDSSVVAALLHKAIGKQLICVFVDTGLLRIHEADEVMNMFGKNMGVQVIAVKAEDKFLNALKGVTCPEEKRKIIGRTFIEVFDEEAHKIPGVSWLAQGTIYPDVIESAATNTNGASMVIKSHHNVGGLPETLNLKLLEPIRELFKDEVRNIGLELGLPHDMIYRHPFPGPGLGVRILAEVKKEYADILRKADAIFIDELRKADLYYKVSQAFAVFLPVKSVGVMGDGRKYDYVICLRAVETIDFMTAHWAQLPWDFLGQVSNRIINEVDGVSRVTYDISGKPPATIEWE from the coding sequence ATGAAAGATTTAAAACAGCATCCTTTGTTAATCCTTGACTTCGGTTCCCAATACACACAACTGATTGCACGACGTGTTCGTGAATTAGGTGTTTATTGTGAAATTCACCCTTTCAATATTGAGCAAGGAAAATTTATTGCTCTGAATCCATGTGGTGTAATTTTATCTGGGGGGCCTGCAACAGTAACCTATGATATGAATCCGCGTGCGCCTGAATGGTTATTTACCACCGGAATACCTATTTTAGGAGTTTGCTATGGAATGCAAACAATGGCAGTTCAATTGGGAGGGGAAGTTCAATCTTCTTCGCTTAGAGAGTTTGGTTATGCAGAATTAAAATTACATGGCCACAGTCAGTTATTTTCACAAATTGAAGATCGTATCAATTCTGAGGGTTGTGCTTTATTAGATGTCTGGATGAGTCATGGTGATAAAGTAACGCAATTACCTCCAGGTTTTAAGATTGTTTGCGAAACACGCAATGCTCCTATTGCTGGAATGGCGGATGAAAGTCGACAAATGTATGGAGTACAATTTCACCCAGAAGTAACACATACCTTGCAAGGATTGCGTATTTTGCATCGTTTTGTGGTGGATATTTGTAAGGCTTCGACCAATTGGACTTCTGAGCTTATTATTGATGAAGCGATTAGTGAGATAAAGGCTCAAGTAGGAGCAGAGAAAGTCTTACTGGGATTATCTGGAGGTGTAGATTCTTCAGTTGTTGCTGCTTTATTACACAAAGCAATTGGAAAGCAATTGATTTGTGTTTTCGTGGATACAGGCTTATTGCGTATTCATGAGGCAGATGAGGTTATGAATATGTTTGGCAAGAACATGGGAGTACAAGTTATTGCCGTGAAAGCCGAAGATAAATTTTTAAATGCATTAAAAGGTGTCACTTGTCCTGAAGAAAAACGCAAAATTATCGGCCGCACCTTTATTGAAGTATTTGATGAAGAAGCTCACAAGATTCCTGGTGTTTCATGGCTTGCCCAAGGCACCATCTATCCTGATGTTATAGAGTCTGCAGCAACAAATACAAATGGAGCTTCAATGGTTATTAAATCCCACCATAATGTGGGTGGGTTACCTGAAACGTTAAATTTGAAATTATTAGAGCCTATACGTGAATTATTTAAAGATGAGGTTCGCAATATAGGTCTTGAGCTAGGTTTACCTCATGATATGATTTATCGTCATCCATTTCCTGGTCCTGGTTTAGGAGTGCGAATTTTAGCTGAAGTGAAAAAGGAATATGCTGATATTTTACGCAAAGCAGATGCGATTTTCATCGATGAATTGAGAAAGGCTGATCTTTATTATAAGGTGAGTCAAGCATTTGCAGTATTTTTACCCGTTAAAAGTGTGGGTGTGATGGGGGATGGTCGTAAATATGATTATGTCATTTGTCTTCGTGCTGTAGAAACAATTGATTTTATGACCGCACATTGGGCACAGTTACCTTGGGATTTTCTTGGTCAAGTTTCCAATCGTATTATAAATGAGGTAGATGGCGTATCACGTGTCACTTATGATATCTCGGGTAAACCACCAGCTACAATTGAATGGGAATGA
- the tadA gene encoding tRNA adenosine(34) deaminase TadA — translation MNDQYWMCKAYEQAILAQTEGEIPVGAVLVSKENELLGIGRNLIQQSHDPSSHAEIHAIRKASQRLQNHRLLDTTLYVTLEPCAMCAGLMVHARIRRLVFATRDFKAGAAGSVYNLLQGYPLNHKVQVDEGIMQTQCASLLTEFFKTCR, via the coding sequence ATGAATGATCAATACTGGATGTGTAAAGCTTATGAACAGGCAATTCTTGCTCAAACTGAGGGAGAAATTCCTGTAGGCGCGGTATTAGTGAGTAAAGAGAATGAGTTATTAGGAATAGGACGAAACCTCATCCAACAGAGTCATGATCCATCAAGCCATGCAGAAATTCATGCCATCAGAAAGGCATCGCAGCGCTTACAAAATCACCGCTTATTGGATACAACTCTATATGTTACTCTGGAACCTTGTGCTATGTGTGCAGGACTTATGGTTCATGCACGCATTAGACGATTGGTTTTTGCGACACGTGATTTTAAAGCAGGAGCAGCAGGCTCTGTTTATAATTTATTACAAGGTTATCCGCTAAATCATAAAGTTCAAGTCGATGAAGGAATCATGCAAACTCAATGTGCTTCTTTATTAACTGAGTTTTTTAAAACCTGTCGCTAA